The sequence TCGCATCCCTGCGTCGTTATATCCTTACGCACCGATTTGCGGCGTGGAGCTTTTTGAGCCGAATGAGAATTCACAAAATGCATCAAATAAAGGCTACTGCACGCCGCTCCCCACATGGACGTGAATTCAGGAGGAGGACCGGCTCATATCACCAAGACGAGAGACCGGGGGGCCTCCACAAGCAGAGCACCCAAACTCTTGTTCATCAAACGAAGGATCATCACGTCTCCATGCTAAGAGGGAACGGACCTTTATGGCAAGTCGCGACCAGAAGGGGAAAACCGTATAGCGTCTccgttgttagcaattagcaggggagactctCACTCGGTCTCTCCACCCAATAGAATGCAACAACAACGACAGACTGCAAGAAGAAGTaccggatgctccacgacaattACAGGATGGCACTGACTCCACAACGGACGAACTCTAAGTGATCAACATCGGGGATGAAGAATCTCCGAGACCTATATCCATGAGTTCGACTCTGTCTGCGAACGAATGCACAAAGATCGTGAGtcttctcaaggagtatcaacacatattcgcatggacatatgaggaaatgcccggattagatgaaaaattggttacCCATCACCTCCATATAAAACCTGGATCCAAACCGATCAAACAATCTCCAAGGCAGTTCAGGCACGACGTAGAGGAACAGATCAAGACCCATATTCAGAAGCTGCTGACTACCGTCTTCATCAATcccattcatcatcctacctagTTAGCCAATGTGGTTCCCGTAAAGAAGAAAAACGTCTAAATTAATTGTTGTGTCGATTTCATAgatctgaacaaatgctgccccaaagacgattttcctcttcccaacattgacatgctagtagatgctaccagcggacatggcatgttctctttcatggatggatatagcggctacaaccagataaaaaTGTACgaacacgatgcaagtaagatggcttttcgaactcctcacggaaacttttactatactgtgatgcctttcggtttaaaaaatgctggtgctacctatcaacgcgccatgactgcaatttttcacgatatgatgcacaagcaagtcgaagattatgtagatgacatagtggtcaagtcGAAGACTCGTGCAACCCATACAGATGTTTTACGgcaagtgtttgaaaggtgtcgcgagtacaaattaaagatgaaccCTCTGAAATGCGTTTTCGGAGTTTCTTCTGGCAAGTTTTTGGAATTCCAAGTCACCTCTGAAAAAATCAAGGTCGATCCGACCAAAACCCAAGGTATCCTCACGATGCCTCCTCCacaaactgtgaaagaactctaaagcttcatgggcaaggtaaactataTCCGACGTTTCATACCTGGTTTGTCCCAACTTATCGCTGCATTCACCACCCTGTTGAAGAAGGGAGCGAGCTTCATTTGGAGTACAAAGCAACAAGAAGCATTTCGACAAATCCAGCAAATATTGTCGTCACCCGCTGTTATGAAATCTCCCACACAAGGAAGAGTGTTATGCCTCTACACTGCCTCTAGTGACATTGTTGTTGGGGCCCTCCTTGctcaggaagatgacgaagggattgaacatcccatatactacttcagaCGCACGTtgagagatgctgaactcagataccccAAAGCAGAGAAGGCGTGCTTAGCCCTGGTTCACGCTGTGAAGAAATTCAGACATTATCTACTGTCGAACAAGGTGGTGTTAATATCCAGAGTTGATCCTATCAAGTTCTTACTCTCAAAACCAGCCTTGATAGGCAGACCGACCAAATGGCCGCTCTTAACGTTAGAGTTTGATATAACATGCACTCTTCCAAGGGATATTAAGGGACAAGCGGTGACAGATCTTCTAGCATCATTCCCAGCAAAAAGAACCACAACATTGCATGAAGACCTTCCCGGAGAATTTCCCGAAATCTCTTTTATCGAAAAGGAGGCGTGGCTATTATATTTCGACGGTTCTGCTACTCCTAGCAATAATACTGGAGGAGCGAGTATAGTTCTAGTGTCTCCAACGGGCGAAGTATTTTCACATTCTTTCAAGTTGGACTTTCAGTGCACCAACAATTCGGCAGAATACGAAGCTTTCCTCATAGGATTGTCACTAGCCAAACAAGCAGGAGCCACACACCTGGAAGTAAGAGGTGACTCTAAGTTGTTGGTTAATAAGATGAATGGGGTCTACTCACTCAAGGAGGTAATGCTGGGCCCCTATAGATCCGAGGTGCAAAGGCTATTGAATTATTTTGCTGATGCGACCATAACCCATATTGGCCGCAATAACAACAAGCACGCTGATTGCCTAGCTACATTGGCTTCGAAGCTACAATTCGAAAGATTGGAAGAAACTTTAATTGTGAAGAGATGGACTGTAGCGTCGACATGGCTCGCACAATCTAAAGATGTTAAAACTGACGACTGGAGGACTCTTATCGTTCAAGAGATAAACAGTTCgctctcccaaggaaaggtcagtctcaaaaccctgcaaaGCTTTTTCATGCTTCATGGAGTGTTGTATCACCGAAATTCAGATGGGTCTCTGTCAAGATGTCTTGGGGACGAAGAAGCACAACTACAACTTAACCGCATTCACAACGAAGCCTGCGGACAAATGTTGGTAGTGATTCTTTATCGACGTCCCCAACGCCTTGGCTTCTACTGGCCAGAAATAGAGACTCAATCTCGATCACTTCAAGGGTCTTTCTCCAATTGTCAAATACCACCACACCAATTGGAGGTTTTCAACGTGAGCCACACTGGGGACTAGCGAGAGTCGTATGTTAATTACCTTCGTGACGGAGTACTCCCTGCAAGCAAGAAGGACGCATCCAAAATGAAGCAACGAGCCAAGAGATTCGTATTTCATGAAGGAATATtttaccgcaaaagctttggggGCGACTTATTACGATGCCTGGACGAAGTGGAGATCCCGAACCTGATGAAGGAAATGCATGCAGGCGAACACCAGGGGAAGAAGAATCTATTTCTCCAGATACACAAGAAATACTACTggacaaccatggaagatgatgcagctgcATTTGTTCAAAGATGCAATGAATGTGAAATTCATGGAAATCTTATTCATGCACCCTCTACTCCTTTACACTCGGTAAGTAGTCTGTGGTCGttttacagctggggacttgacatcattgggaagatcaacccGCCATCGCCAAAACAGCCCTAATATATTATAACCGCAAtggagtattttaccaagtgggttgaagccattcctctGCGAGGGACTACTGGAGCAACAATCGCGGCGTTCATCAAGGAACACATCATTTGTCGGTTTGGCGTGCCTAAGCACATTGTTACGGATAATGgtactcctttcgccaacaaacagGTACGAGAGTTGCTCGAAGAATATGGGATTAAGCAAGTCTTCTCCACCATCTATTATCCCCAGGGGAACGGGCAGGCTGAAAGCACGAACAAAACCTTAAttaggattatcagtcggacaatGCATGATCATCCCAGGACATGGCACGAACAGCTACCAATGGCATTGTGGGCGTATCGTACAACACCTAAGAGTTCTACCGGCGTTTCCCCTTACTCACTTTTCTATGGTGTGGACGCAATTCACTCGGCAGAGATTAAAATTCCtccagccaggattgcagcagcaagtgGGGTCCACTGGAATGAAGTTGAGGCATTGAGCTCCAGGATTGCAGAGTGGGACACCCTAGACTCTAGGAAAGATAAAGCAGAGGAACGTACTCAGACATACAGAAGCAAGATCTCCAGAGCGTATGACAAAGCTGTAAAACCACGAgttttcaaagtgggagatttagTTTTGAATACTTCCAAGCACATTTAGCAAGACATGTCCGCATCaaattctctccaaaatgggaaggtcccCATGTGATCACCAAAGCTTACAACACTGGATACTACAAGATGGCTCAAGACATACTACGCTGATCATCATTCCGCCTCTTGCCGCCTCGCAACGCAACAATCAGGCATTATCACTTTTCTCACGTCTCAGATATTAAATTCTCCTTTAGTGAAAACATGTCGATGTAAACTCCATTCACTTAACAAAATCCAATGCAATTTATTTTCAAAGCAAGGTTCAAAACCCAAAAAAGAGAAAACGATTAAAACATCATCGTGCCTACTTATTCAAAACAAAAAGTACGACTCAGAAAAGGCCGTCCAATAagttgtagttccttgaaagcatcattttcagcctctcctgatacctttcagtcctactcttcaagtctcggattgcctgctccaccttctcaGATTCCGCAGCCaaggccttctcctcttccaagatgTCTTTCGTAGCAAGGACAACATTGGCGATGATACCAGCTTGAACAACTTTGATAACATCAAGGCGTTGTCGCAACCAGCcacgttgaactccatggattcacaggtagatatcatatcttcccacttctCAATACTTGATTCAGCAACATCACGAATGGATGCGCCTTCCATCTCGGCAATCATGGGTAGGAGACAGTTCACTGTAGTAACTAAAACAGACGAGCAGTGTCACACCACGTTCCTAGTTGCAATATGGCCGTACATTCTCCATATTTTTGTTTACATAGGCATGAACTCCTTCCTCACTAAAAAACCGCCAACATACCGGTAACTAGAAGACAAACATCTCATGTGAACATCGAAACGCAAACCAGCATTAGGGTACTCGTATGAGGAGATACCCAAATCAGCGTCTTCCAGGTCAGCAACAGGCGAGTTGGAACTTGAAGGGGGGGGGGGGGNNNNNNNNNNNNNNNNNNNNNNNNNNNNNNNNNNNNNNNNNNNNNNNNNNNNNNNNNNNNNNNNNNNNNNNNNNNNNNNNNNNNNNNNNNNNNNNNNNNNNNNNNNNNNNTGGTTAAATCCTCATCATCAACCACTGTTACACATGTTCCAGAAGGatatctttgaaaaaaaaaaagaaaaaaaaaagaggagaaggagaagatcTCGTCATCTACCAGCCATGACAGATGAATACAcattcactagtggaaaatataccggtatgatcttcttgactcgcATAGTTCGAGCAGGAGAACCGTCGCAAGGCTCAGGGATTCGGCCACTCTGAAAGAAAATGATGattaaatcaaaagaaaaagaagaatcgcTACTTCAAAATCAGTAAATATTCAGAATCATACTCTGGATACGAGTCGCTTGCACTTAGCAGAAGAATCTGACCGAGCTGAGGAAGATGATCCACTTCTATCTGACATGATGAAAGCAGGGAATCCCAGCAGGAGGACTTGTATCTCGGAACAATAAGGATGTCTCTGTATATACACATGACAGAAACTCTAAAACAAGACTGAAGAGCTATAACAAGATTCACCCGATAGGCGAGGATTCAACGCTGACTAGGTCATGCTTCTTGTTGCAACCCTAATTAAAAACCAGGAAGGGACGCTGGATGGTCAAAAAGGAATGCGTTCAAACTGATTACGAGTTAGCATGACTGGGGATGCGAGATCGTTGTTCCAAATTCAAGTAGCAGTCACCTCCCTGTGGGGTATCAACACAGAGCACCAACTGCCGCACGAAGATACGCGGGCAAAATGGATAATAAAGAGGATGGAAGACCTCCATTTTATATGCATGAACATCTTGGAATACGAATGTAAAAAGGGTTTTTTATTGTACCATGCACTAAGGAGGGCAGCTGCCCCGTGAGCGCCAATACTAC comes from Papaver somniferum cultivar HN1 chromosome 7, ASM357369v1, whole genome shotgun sequence and encodes:
- the LOC113294618 gene encoding uncharacterized protein LOC113294618 codes for the protein MGKVNYIRRFIPGLSQLIAAFTTLLKKGASFIWSTKQQEAFRQIQQILSSPAVMKSPTQGRVLCLYTASSDIVVGALLAQEDDEGIEHPIYYFRRTLRDAELRYPKAEKACLALVHAVKKFRHYLLSNKVVLISRVDPIKFLLSKPALIGRPTKWPLLTLEFDITCTLPRDIKGQAVTDLLASFPAKRTTTLHEDLPGEFPEISFIEKEAWLLYFDGSATPSNNTGGASIVLVSPTGEVFSHSFKLDFQCTNNSAEYEAFLIGLSLAKQAGATHLEVRGDSKLLVNKMNGVYSLKEVMLGPYRSEVQRLLNYFADATITHIGRNNNKHADCLATLASKLQFERLEETLIVKRWTVASTWLAQSKDVKTDDWRTLIVQEINSSLSQGKVSLKTLQSFFMLHGVLYHRNSDGSLSRCLGDEEAQLQLNRIHNEACGQMLVVILYRRPQRLGFYWPEIETQSRSLQGSFSNCQIPPHQLEVFNVSHTGD